Proteins from a genomic interval of Musa acuminata AAA Group cultivar baxijiao chromosome BXJ1-9, Cavendish_Baxijiao_AAA, whole genome shotgun sequence:
- the LOC103997543 gene encoding uncharacterized protein LOC103997543, whose translation MAPTAAMALMLVAAAAAMVAMPAEAGDKNSVFQPCADAKVQRWDGFTFGIAFSGRDSFLLNQSLQLSPCDSRLSLSTRGAQLAVFRPKVDEISLLTVDTTTNPSINSGGFMVAFAGRKYAARSSPVFVGNSSYAITSFTLVLEFHKGTLQDLHWKTGSCSSCSGKSSFVCLREQGCAIKAPNCKGQGGSVDCSIGIQLAFSGTDKHDAVLNSWYEVSKLQQYSLYGLYSDLKNTLTGQHDKIF comes from the exons ATGGCGCCGACAGCGGCGATGGCGTTGATGCTGGTGGCAGCAGCGGCCGCAATGGTAGCGATGCCGGCGGAGGCCGGCGACAAGAACTCGGTGTTCCAGCCCTGCGCCGACGCCAAGGTCCAGCGGTGGGACGGCTTCACCTTCGGGATCGCCTTCTCCGGCCGGGACTCGTTCCTCCTCAACCAGAGCCTGCAGCTGTCCCCTTGCGACAGccgcctctccctctccacccgcGGCGCTCAGCTCGCCGTCTTCCGCCCCAAGGTCGACGAGATCTCCCTCCTCACCGTCGACACCACCACCAACCCCTCC ATCAATAGTGGTGGATTCATGGTGGCATTTGCCGGCAGAAAGTATGCAGCAAGGTCCTCTCCCGTCTTTGTTGGCAACAGTTCATATGCCATCACCAGCTTCACACTG GTGCTTGAATTCCACAAGGGCACGCTTCAAGATCTGCATTGGAAGACAGGTAGCTGTTCTTCATGTTCAGGGAAGTCATCGTTTGTGTGTCTCAGGGAGCAGGGCTGCGCCATCAAAGCTCCCAACTGCAAAGGCCAGGGTGGCTCTGTGGACTGCAGCATAGGGATTCAGTTGGCATTCTCAGGCACAGACAAGCATGATGCTGTGCTCAATTCATGGTACGAGGTTTCCAAGCTGCAGCAGTACTCCCTCTATGGACTGTACTCGGACCTTAAGAACACTCTCACCGGCCAGCACGACAAGAT
- the LOC103997544 gene encoding glycosyltransferase BC10-like: MKVLCRNMEQDREQTMISSSPFVISFLLLVSVPVLFVLAPRVLPPKTLPSIPNRDEMDDLALFRRATLASAGGGGGLRRHAAAPPKIAFMFLTNSDLSFAPLWERFFRGHERLFNVYVHADPSARLLLPPTPSFLGRFIPAKATQRASPTLISAARRLLAAALLDDPTNAFFALLSQHCVPLHSFRFTYHAVLANSDVPLATNGDGVLRRRHRSFIEILSGEPGLWDRYVARGDDVMLPEVTFDQFRVGSQFFILARRHAVMVVRDRRLWKKFKMPCLKSKEDSCYPEEHYFPTLLQMQDPEGCTHYTLTRVNWTDSIGGHPHTYRPPEISGDLIKELRRSNSTYSYLFARKFSPDCLDPLLELVDITIFRD; the protein is encoded by the coding sequence ATGAAGGTTTTGTGTCGGAATATGGAGCAGGACCGAGAGCAGACGATGATTTCTTCGTCGCCGTTCGTGATCTCGTTCCTGCTGCTGGTTTCGGTCCCGGTGCTCTTCGTCTTGGCCCCGCGGGTTCTGCCGCCGAAGACGCTACCGAGCATCCCCAACCGCGACGAGATGGATGACCTCGCGCTCTTCCGCCGCGCCACCCTCGCGTCCGCCGGCGGGGGCGGAGGGCTCCGCCGACACGCGGCGGCGCCGCCCAAGATCGCGTTCATGTTCCTGACCAACTCCGACCTCTCGTTCGCGCCCCTCTGGGAGCGGTTCTTCCGCGGTCATGAGCGACTGTTCAACGTGTACGTCCACGCCGACCCTTCCGCGCGTCTCTTGCTCCCGCCAACGCCCTCCTTCCTCGGGAGATTCATCCCGGCGAAGGCCACGCAGCGAGCGTCGCCGACGCTCATCTCAGCAGCGCGCCGCCTTCTCGCAGCGGCGCTCCTCGACGACCCGACCAACGCCTTCTTCGCCCTTCTCTCCCAGCATTGCGTCCCCCTCCACTCCTTCCGCTTCACCTACCACGCCGTCCTCGCTAATTCTGACGTACCGCTGGCCACCAACGGCGATGGGGTCCTCCGCCGCCGACACCGGAGCTTTATCGAGATCCTCTCCGGCGAACCGGGGCTGTGGGACCGCTATGTCGCTCGTGGCGACGATGTGATGCTCCCGGAAGTGACCTTCGACCAGTTCCGTGTGGGTTCGCAGTTCTTTATCCTCGCCAGGCGGCACGCGGTGATGGTGGTGCGTGACCGACGGTTGTGGAAGAAGTTCAAGATGCCATGCCTCAAGTCCAAAGAAGATTCttgctaccccgaggaacattacTTTCCGACACTCCTCCAGATGCAGGACCCTGAGGGATGCACTCATTATACGCTAACCAGGGTGAACTGGACCGATAGCATAGGCGGCCACCCACACACTTACCGGCCACCGGAGATATCCGGTGATCTAATCAAGGAGTTGAGGAGGTCGAATTCGACATACTCCTACCTCTTTGCACGCAAGTTCTCTCCGGACTGCCTTGATCCCCTGCTCGAGCTTGTGGATATTACTATCTTTCGGGATTGA